The genomic interval TGCGCGACCGCAAGGGGGCACTGTGAGTCTGCTTTGGCGTGGGAGAGGCGGCTGCAGCGCGGGGGCCCAGAGGACTGGATCCCGGCGTCCGGGAGAAACGCACCCCCAGCTCGGACTCCGGAAGGAGCGGCCTGGATGACAGCAGGAGCCAGGGCCTACAGGTAGCCCGACGGCTTGGAGTTCGTTTCCCTCCCACCCCGCAACAGGTCCCTTCCTGGCAGGTTCTTTCTGGCAGTGGTTTCATAATATGGGATCCGCTAGTGCCTGAGCTTGGAAACACAGACACCCTTGCCCCGTAGCCCCGCACCCCCGAACTGCGGGGAACCTTTTGGGTGCGCCTAGGTGGGGTGTTTTTCTGGGCAAAAGGATCGTTTGGTTCTTTTAAGGGGTCTGTGTCCCTTAAGGGGTTAAGCTTTTCtgattgagagaaagaggactctcccctcccccattccccaaAAGCCAAATGCGCAATTCTGGAAATGACTCTGAAATCATCTGTAGTCTGTCTCCAAGGTCCCGGCTAGCCGATGGCACTCCCCACCGGGGCTCCTTCAGGAACAGCGCCCAGTTTAGGCCCTGAAATATCTCAGGTGCGAAGTTGAATGGCCCTTTCTGAGACAGTGAACCTGCCCCACCGAGTACCTCGACCAAAATTCTCTTAGCCCCAAGACGAGGTCAGATAATTCAGGAAATATAGGCGAGGCACTCGCTCTCTTCCACCTGCCGCCCGGGTCCCCACCCGCCAGGCGTTTGCCCAGGCTTTGGGCAAAAGGGGGAAACTCGACTGATTCTCTTCCCTAGAGATAAAGTGCGGCGCACGAAGATGTCCCAGCGTCTTCTCTAAAGAGGGCTGGGTGGCGGTGTGTCAGTGTCCCCGCGATCCCGGGCGGGAGAAGCGATTTCTGCTCCCCAGGCTCCAGGACAGGTCGCCTGCAAGTGTCCCTGGGGACAGAGCCGCCCCGGGAGTTCTGGTAGAATGCAGTGGTGGGCGGACCGGAGTGAAAGCACAGTGGAGACGAGGGTGAAAGCACCTGGCAGAAAGTAGGGTGGGGGGCCGGGTGGAACGCGCCAGCCCAGGGGAAAGGTACGACGCATCCCAAACTTTTGCAGACTCGGGGGCTTAGGAGGCGAGAGCCGGACAGGAGCACCAGCTCCTTCCGCCGCCCCGCGCGCCCAGCTGCAGCGACGAGGGGCCGCGCGCAGCGCCGGCCGGACTCGGGCGGTCCCCTCGTCGCGCCCACCCGCCGGGCTACAGTNNNNNNNNNNNNNNNNNNNNNNNNNNNNNNNNNNNNNNNNNNNNNNNNNNNNNNNNNNNNNNNNNNNNNNNNNNNNNNNNNNNNNNNNNNNNNNNNNNNNGCGCCCCTCCCCGCGGCGGCGGCGCATCCAGGGGCGGCGCGGAGCGGCTCGCCCAGCCGCCAGTGCCTGCGAGCTCCAGGCTGCTTGGGGAATTCACTTTGCCGCTTTTACGCTTCTGCCTCCTCGGGATTCGGCTGGTGGCTCTCCGGCTCCggccctctcctttccttcctacgGAAAACTTCGCAGCGGTTCCTCCTTCCCCTTGGAGGAGAGGATCAAAAGTTCCAAGAACTGGGGCCGCCCGTGCGGCTCGGGCGCTGGGACGGTGCTTGCCGgctgggttccagtcccaccATGTGCACCAACATAGTTTACGAGTGGCTGAAAGCGCTGCAGCTCCCGCAGTACGCGGAGTCCTTCGTGGACAACGGCTACGACGATCTGGAGGTGTGCAAGCAGATCGGCGACCCCGACCTGGACGCCATCGGGGTGCTGGCGCCCGCGCACCGCCGCCGCATCCTGGAGGCCGTGCGCCGGCTGCGGGAGCAGGATGCCGCCGCCGCCGGCCTCTACTTCACGCTGGAGCCGCAGCCGCCGCCCGTGCCGCCCGCGGTGTCCGTGCCCACCGGCCGCCGGGGGGAGCCGTGTGGCGGCCCGGCCCCGGGAGCCCGCGGGGACCCCCGCGGCCAGACGACCGCCCCCCGCAGCAGGGAGCTGGTGAGCTACCCCAAGCTGAAGCTGAAGATCATGATCAGGGATAAGCTCGTCCGCGACGGCATCCACCTGAGCAAGCCGCCGTACTCCCGCAAGGTAAGGGGGCGCCGCGCGGATCGCGGGGGGGCGCCGGCGGGAGGGGACGCGGCCCAGCCGCTGCAGCCCATTCCAGGTGACGACCGGGAGGCGAGGGTGCTTTGGGTATTTGGGATGctctcctctgttctttctgtATTCGCTCTTTAATCCTTTCTTCCTGGTGTCGCCAGCGGTTAGGAAGTCAAGATCCCGCACCCAGGTGTCAATTCTAAACCAGGACCAAGTCTCTACTTAGTGTCTGGGGCGCACCTGTCGGGAACCGGATGAGCGGCGCTTCTCCGGGAGCCAAGGACAGTGCCAGGTCCCCTCTGTGGTGGTGTTTAAGCCTGACAGGTAGCAGAAGAGTGGTTCATACCTACATGGGTGTAGGTCTTCCTTCTCGTTCTTTTCCATAcctttttgagaaatttcctAAGGAAAATTGACGAACTCTTTAAAGAGTGGGGAACCAAGCCCTGTTATTCCCAATCCCATAAAGTCAAATCCCATCACGGCTGCGCATCTGTAAAGCGAACCACTGACATGGACATTCTGGGGGAAAGAGTAAAACAAATGTCCGTCCACTTGGGATGAGTTCCGTCAGCTGAAGTTCGGGGAGGTCTTCCGTGCTAAAGACACTGGAGATAATGGGGCCACCGCGGGCGTGCTGCCCAGGTCTGTGCTGGGTCACCAGTTTGGTTTACTGTTAATCCAGGTGCCACAAAGTAGGAACCCCTGTGAGTTCTAGAAAGTCTTGAGTGGACTCCCCTCTTGGGAGGGGAGAGCATGATCCAAGAGAGAGTTTCAGTGGCCAGTGAGGAATTCTCTGGAGGGTGGGGGTATGGGGAAGGAACTGGGAAGTTAGGAAAAGTGCTCTGTGAGGAAGGCGGAAATATGGATTTGGGCGTTGAGTAATTAACAGAAAGTCTTATTTTCACACAAGAGCTCTCCCTCTGGTTGAGTCTGTTCCGTTTAGGGGTCTGGAGCCATCTTGGTGGAGGGTCTTAGCCTTGAAAGGAGGAGTAAGGCAGCGCAGGGGTTGGGTTTACTCGGGAAGGGGAGCACTGCAGCTGGAAATCATGGAGAGAAGATCAGGGGGAAATGGTGGCAAAGAAGCtgcagctgggggcggggggcggggcggctgTACGCCCAGCACCCTCACAGGGACCATGGGGTATCTACGGTCACTTGGGTTTCTTTATGTTCTTAAGTAAAGGTCATAACGTCCAGCTCAGGAAGGGCCAGCGAAAACTTGGTAAAAAGGATGGGATAGAGGGGAATAGAGGGTTTAATATTATCCATATGTGATCTTGCAAGAAAGGCAATATGGGGAACTTACTTGAGagtataaatttgttttataaaaatatacagaggGCAGGTCTGAAGGACAGTTTGCTTCaaattaaacacatattttagtTACTCTGTGTTTCCGATGTAACCGATGTGTGCCCCAAACAGAGGAATAGAGAGGCAGGTAGAGTTAGTTCTGTGTGGTGTGGATAGAGGGACAGAACCATTAGGATAAAGGCTCAGACCAGAGAGGTCAGATCTGCTGACCCCTGTGGTTCACATCCCAGGAAGTGAAGTGGGTGTGGACGGAGAATCTGTGAGCAGGTGGGCACGTGGCGAGGACACAGGTCAAACCCTGGccagaaagggacacagagaataAGGTGTATCACTAGCGGGGGCTTATTACTCAGGAACAGAGCTGTGTACAGGCAAGAGGGCAGAGGAGAGCCTGGGGTGGAGACAAGAGGGATGTAGCAAGTATCACATTTGGTTCTGATACTTCAAAATACAGGCAAAGATATCAAACTTAGAAGCTGAGAAGGATTCTTGTTCCACTTAGAAGTGGTTGAGAATTCCATGGACATGAAATGTCTGGGTGCAGGCTTTGgattgaccccccccccccccgcctagATCATTGTGTAAATGTAGTAGTACCTTTGAGCAAGTGttattttatggaagaaaattCCACCTTGTGTTGGAATGCTGTTTACTTTCCATGTAAATGATTATTTCACTCAACTTCTATATAAATCCTATGACAATGCTTGATAATAAAGATGCACCCCATTCACTTTCCATACATACTTAATTCTGGTTCTTAAACTGATGGAAGAATAAAATGGGGACAGAAGAGTTTTTGGACCTCCACCGATGCTCCGGCCAGCGACCAGAAAAATAGAGATgacaaattaaattataaaaaaaaagttcttttactGTGTTTTGATATATTTGTTATAAGAACAAAACACCCAATAGGAACTAAAACGTAATGAACCTTACAATGAGGATATAGGTGAGCAATGCCACGTGATGTTAGTGGTCCTGAATGTGACACTTATGAGAGCATTGCCTCCAAAGTTCGGggatataaattatttaagaattGTTTCGTGGCATAGCTTGTTTCTGTGCAGATAGTGCTAGGACTTTTCTTCAAAATGTGATTCACATTATAATATCTCCAGgtgccttggctcaggtcatggtcagaATGCGTAGGTGTTCGTTACGTGCATTTGGGATTCTGCTTCTTCAAGGGTGCCTTACGTTTCCTTTATAGTCATTTGCATCGTTGATCCCTGTGATTATTTTCTGGCATTTTGGTAAGAATATTAGGTGGCTTGAAAGTGGGTCATCCGTGCAAGGCAGGAAGAGCAAATCTttagagagaaaagtaaattGAGGAGTTTTCCCAGGAATCACCCAAGAGGAAGGTAGGAGTGGAGGATTTGCCTCAGGACCAGTGAATGGTGGGGGTGCTGTGCTGCGGTGCTGAGTTCATCTTACCAACTGTCTCCAGGTCCCCCTCTATGGTGAgttaaaatgttaagtaaaaagctaagttcctctttgttttccaaaGGCTGTAATTAAAATAGAAGTTCAAAGTAAGTTTCCCTTTGGTTTTCCaaagaaagtaattaaaatgtaCGTTCAAAGTAAGTTCCCCTTTGTGTCCCAAAGCAAGTCTGCAGCTCTGGAAAACCAGGAGCTTGGAAAGAAGGAACACTGCTTGAAATCCAAAAGCACAGGATGAGTCCCTTCTCTGTCCCGTACTTAGCTTCTGTGACTGCTGTGATTTGTGCCTCAGTGGAAAGGGGTTATATTTTTACAGGGTAGAGACTAGGTCTAGCTTTATACATATTACGTCAGTGCTTCACCGAGCTTCCCTGTGCCAGGCTTCTAGGCTCCAGGCCCCTGTACGTGGCAGGACGCAGAagcctgccctcaaggagcttggACTAGCAGGGAAGACAGGAAATGGAATGAACAGAAATGCTAAAGATACGATTGCTTTGGTGGGTGGCACATGATGCCATGGATGGGTGCGTCCAACGTCAGTTGCAGGGAGGTGGGTCTGGGTAGGCTTAACAGAACTGGCATTTGGTCAGAGAACTGAAGGTTGGAAAGGTTTGGCCTGAAGGTTTCATATAAGCAAGGATCCTAAGGGAAGAGTATTCTAGAGGAGAGAGAACAGTGAACAGTACGTGCAAAGGCCAGaaaggcaggaagcagagggtGCAGCCTGGCAACAGGAACTTAAGGGAATTCAGTCTGGCCGGAGCTCAGAATGCTTGGAGGAAATGGCAAGATATGGAGAGGTAGACAGTGGCTGGTCCTTGATGGCCTGGGACTCATATTTAGGCGTTTGGAGTATCTTAAGAGGAGGGCTATTGATGGATCAGGCAGGGTAAACAACTTAGGTTGTTGTAGGGTCAGGAGAGATTTGCCGGTGGCCTGGACTGGGTAgtgacagtgggggaggagcagtggaATGGACAGAAAGAACACGGTGACTGTTTTGCTGATGGGAATGAGAGGGGAGAGGTTGGGAAGACATGCAGATTTCGGGTTTAGGATACTGTGCTGTCTTCTGCTGAGGCAGAGGACCCGAGAGAAGAGCACATTTGGGAAGAAAGACGTTGTCTTCAGGTACAAACATACAGGGTGTTTTCACTACCTTAAAAATCCTCTTGAGTTTCAACTATTCATCCTCCCTAAGACCCCTCACAACCCCTGCTCTTTTTACTGTtcccatagttttgtcttttctagaacattccatcgTTGAAAGCGTACAGTACATAGTTCTTTCAGATTAGCCTCTTTTGCAGTGTGTGTTTAGGGCACCTCCATGTCTCCTCATGACTTGACAACTCATTTCTCTTTAGGGCTGAGCCATATTCTGTTGTCTGGATATACCGCTGACATGATGACGTTTGGCAGAGAAGATAGAACTAAGGCTACTGTGAGGGAAGACTCCGCCATGGGAAGGGTTTGGGGAGGttgcatttgttgttgttgtcattgtttgtttgttttttaaggatgaaaagaactaaaaaatgtgTAAGTGTTGGTGGTAGGgagccagagaaagggagacacccaAGAGGTCAAAGTCtttgagggggtgggagggaattGTGCCCAAAGCATTGGAGGGAAAAGGTGGATTTGCTTCTAGGAAGAGAGGAGTTCCTTCTCCATAGCAGGAGAGAGCACTGGAAGGGTGGGCAAGGAGATTGGGAACTTGGACGGGGTGACATTGAGGAGCTCTCATTATCTGATACCAGTGGGGGGGGTGTGTGGAAGGATTAGACGTTGATGGAGAAGGTTGTGGTCATATACCGGTATTGGGTGTTATGATCTGGTGCGTATGGCTATGCCTAAGCATGAACATGACACAGTATTTATAGGATTGCATAACCACACGTGCACGGAAGGCGCCTCGTCCTGCAGATGTATGTGGTGCAAATTGCAGGCTGTGCATAAGTTTATCACGTCCAGTGAAGTTTGCCAGTGCTCTGGACTGTggtgtgggcgggggggggggggatgccaTGGGGCTATAAAGGTATTCTGTTCCCCAGAAGACTTGGAAAAGCAGAAAGCAGGCCCTAGGATAGATAGCAGATGGGATAGGCTCCTTgactttttcatttgaaaaatatctccTTACCGGTTAAAGCTGTgagttaggggtacctgggtggctcattcggttaggcATTCCACtcagttttagctcaggtcatgatcttgcagtttgtgcgatagagtcctgcattgggctgtgtgctgccggtgtggagcctgcttgggattctttctatgcccctcccctgcttgtgtgcacgctctctctccctctcaaaataaataaataaacctaaagaagaAAACCTGTGAGTTAGTATAACCTTATTTAATAATGTTGTAAGAATATTAGGCTTCATTCACACCTCAGTGTGAATTTAATCATGTAACAAGACTCCCATGATAATAGGCCTATTAATGGATGTTTGGGAGAGATGGCCTGGGGGGAAGGAGTGTGGAGACGAGACGGGTGGCAGGGGGCTTCTGCGTCTGTGCCAGGGTGAGGATACAGAAGACATATTTAAACAGGAAAGACAGAAATTGGCAAAGATAACTTCAGAGTTTCACCTTGGGTCCTGGCAGAGCTGAAATGCCCATAAATATTCCTCCCGAAGAATTCCTCCACCTTCACCAAGTTATCCATGACAGATTGGAAGCTGGCAAAGTTCAGCTTTCCCAACTCGAATCAATGTCCTCTGATATCCACAGCCTAGGCAAATGAAGATCCTTCTAGGCTTTTGTGTTTTTAGTCACCGATTGGAACATGGTAGAAAGAAGGGGCCGGGAAGAGACGACTTTCCTCTTGCTCTTTATAGTTCACTTTCTAGAGAGTTTCACACACAGACTCCTAGCCTACCAGCCagctgtccatctgtccatctgtccatctgtccatccatctactTAACAAACATACCCTCCAGAGTTCCTCAGGTGAAATTTGAAACTGGCCCCTGTACACAGAGCACGGGGAGAGAGTCCAGCTGGTAGATGGCAGATCTGATATGAGCAAGGGAACTGACAAGTGAGGCTTGTCATGGGTGCTGTGCAGTGAGGAGCTCTCTGCAGCCTGCCTGCCAGAATCTTAGAAGTTTGTGTAGAGGTCTTGATGGGGCGCAGTCATATGCATCATCCAGATGGTCTCAGCAACACAGTCTCTCAAGGCCGTGTTCTTGGAGTAGCTCCTGGTATGGAGTAGCTCACTGGTATTCATTCCAAAGACAGGGATGAGCATGAGGAGCCTCCAATTGCTGTCCAGCTCTTGGGTCAACTGGTGGTCACTTCTCTTAATGACCTCCCTCCAACAGCCAGGTCCTAGGATTCGATTAATGGATGTGTATTTTGGAGGGCCTAGTGCAGTGTTTGACATGCAGTGGTGACACCATATAACAGTTGAATAGGGTGCGAAGGCgatctggctgtgacatctgtcactCTACTGATGGCCAGGGGTCATTCGCCTGATCTGGCTGGCGAGGCAGGTGTCCCCTGGctccctcactgctccatgtGCGCCCCTCCTGACGCTGCACACCGAGTCTAAGAGGATGACCTTCCAGGATCGGGGAGGACTGTTCCCGGGGCCGGGGTATATGAATCGCCGTGCTcccctcccagagcctccagacaAGCTCTCCAGGTCCATTTGTACGAGAAAGTAGGGCAGGGCGGCAGTCTTCCGACACTCCAGCCGCGTCCCACTGAGGCTCTGCATGCAGCAGTCTGCCTTtctaaacaagcaaacaaacagttCAGCGTTGTTTCCACAAATGCCAAGAGTTGGTGAACTCTGCACTTAGGTTTGTCTCAGATTTTACAAAAGGATCAACTTTGATCAAAACTTGAATGCAGATTATCAgtgatgaaatttaaaatcaagGTATGTTTTACTCATTACCTATTATGAAGGAGGAACTGGGAATTAAAATGGCTGGGTGGGCAAGTCATTTAAGGAACAGACCTctgggacgcctaggtggctcagcccgttgagcactgacttcggctcaggtcatgatctcacagtttgtgggttcaagcccccgctctgtgctgacagaacctggagcctgcctcggattttgtctctctctctctttctctgctcttcccctgatctttctttgtctgtcccctctcaaaaataaataaacattaaaaacaattaagaaaaatgtataaaaagctGACCTGCGATGCAGGGTCAGGACTAGGGTGCACCTTTAAGGAGGTGCTCTTCCTTGGGGGCGTGCAGTCCGGGCCCTGTGGGCAGGCTGGCCCCCACGAATGGGGTAAGTCAGTCGTCCTGAAATATCAGGCGGCTGCCCTCCCGTCACCCGCTAAGCAGTCACTTGCTCGTCACACGCTCCAGACCTGtcctgaggggcaggggcagcgtGCTGTGGGTGAACACGAGAACTGGCGCGTTCCGTGCACGGCGGCAgctcggcgggggggggggggagcgcaTCCACGGGTGTCCCCGCCGCTCCCACCGGGCTGCCCGGGGTgagacctgggctcaggtcccAGCTGTGCCCCATGCAGGGTCACTAAAAGTGGATGACACCGGTGACTACATCACAGGTTCTTGCGGTGGTCGGAGGAGCTCAGAACTTAGGAGGCTGCCATCTGTAACCGGTTCCTAGGGCTGCCGCCGTCCCAAAGTACCACCGACGGGGCCCAGCAAACAACAGGCATttattctctcccagttctggaggctgcaggcCCAAATTTAAGGTGTCTGTAGGGTCCTGCTCCAAAGCCCTAGGGGGTCTGCGCTGGGGGTTACGTACAGGGGTCGCCCAAGCCTGCAGAGGCCATCGCTGCCTGTGCCACCTGCTACCCCAGGCACCGTTGGGTCTGATGAACACGTGGTCCCAGCAGCAGCGCCGCCAGCACAGGGCCTTCCCATGTTCTGGGCGGGACTCAGGACGAGCAGCCTTTCAGTGTCTTGGTAAAAGGACAGGGGCAGCACATCCCAGGGAGGGGTAGGTCGCCCCTGAGAGGCCCGAGACCCATTTAGGTGCTGTGCCTCTTTTATGGTCTTAGGAGGGGCCCGACGGCACAACTTAACCTGACTTAAGAAAGGATATCttgggggtctgggtggctcagtctgtttaagcatctgactttggctccggtaatgatctcacagtttgtgggtttgagtctcgtattaggctctgtgatgacagcttggagcctggagcccacttcggattctgtgtcttcctctctcttttcccctcccctgctttgccctctctctctcaaaataaataaataaacttatgaaaaaattcttaaaaagaaaaggatatctCAAGATGCCCCACACCACAGGACCCCTGAACATTTCACAGAAGGTCGCTCAGTGTGTGTCAGATTTCTCACCTTCTGACATGCAAATTTCTTCCCACGAAGTCTAGAGTAGTTGTTACTTCTTGTTCTCTAGGTCTTGGGGGGGAATAACGGCATGGAGGGGCAGTAAGGGCCAGAGGAAGGGATGGGTGATCAAGAACCCCGTGAACTAAATGATGACAGAGGCACCGGAGAGTCGATATGGCCCCTGGGGGTGGGCCACTGAAGGTGCACTGCTGGCCTTGCATGGTGGGTTTTCTGGGCATTGGGAAAATAGCATTTGCCGTATGCATGACCTCGTTCGGGGTAAGCGCTCACCTATGATAGTTCCTGTTCCGCCACGCACACCTCGTCTTGCTCAGGTTCTAGAGCCTCCACCCTCATGGCGGTCTTCTGTAAGCTTCGCACAGAGAAGCCCGCTGGCTCCAGTCTCCCTCTTGATGATAGGGGTGCTGGGTAATTAGTGAGTTTACAGATTATTAATACAAGTGATGCTCATTCATTTCCTGCCTGAGgatacaataatgaaaaaaattgttagtataaacatttcaggggcacctgggtggctcagttacttaagtgttcaactctgatgttggctcaggtcatgatctcataggtcacaggatcgagccccatgtcgagttctgtgctgacagcacggagcctacctggggttctctctgactctcttggtataccccccccccacagtaaataaacattaaaaaagtaaaaatgttagcATTTCAGAATTTAGACACTTAAACCTAGGTCGTAATCTTCAAAAGAGTCACTTGACAGACCACAGCGTTCGCATTCCTGAAAGCATTTCTGAAGCTCTGGTGCATGCGGACGCTCCTCAGAACATAGTGGAGGCAAGCCTTCACTCTTCTAAGGTGGAGCCAGCCTGGGGTGAACACTGAAAGTGATTTAGAATCAAATCTGACAATTATGAGTATTGACAtgcaataaaaataggaaatggaagacagactctgaaaacaaattgagtattttttttttcttggtatcaCGTGTAAagtatttttggattttataatGCAATCCTTTTCCTACTTTCGAATCCTTAAAAATACGCTCTTCCTGCATATCCCTGTCCTGAGGATGGAAACTCCTCAACAAAGCTTTGTAAAACACAAACGTCCATTCCCTGCATGTTTGCCAAGAGGAAGGCTCTAGTCATGGACTCTGCGAATAGACAATTAGTGCAAAGGCCTGATCGGGGTGTGGGTAGTCTCCTGGGGATCGTATGGTGTTTCCCGTCCTCATCATGCAGTCCTTAGAAAGCTCTgctctatggctgctttcatcaGGCTTATGGAAGTCAGAGCTCTCATTTTTCCCTCTCACTTacatgggaaccaacttgacaataaactatactaaAAGAAAGTTGCATTTTCTAAAGTTATAATAAATGGgactgttaccaaaaaaaaaagatgctaaagTCAGGGACAAGTGTTAAGTGTTAAGAATAcctttgtgggggcacctgggtggctcagttggttaagcatctggctttggctcaggtcatcatctcacagttcatgggttcgagccctgcatcaggctctgtgctgacagctagctcagaacctggagcctgcttcagattctgtgtctccctctctctctgaccctcccctgctcgcactgtctctctctggctctcaaaaataaataaaaaacagaaaaaaattaaaaataaagaatgccttTATGAACCTTGTATGCTCTTAGGTAGTTATCTGAGGTTTACTGTGACAAATAAGAAAGAGGCAATAAGTTTTGATAAAAATGCAGTTCTTTTTAGATTATGTAATTCCTCTGATCTCAGTTCACTGGATGTATGTTCTGAAATGAATTTCCTTAAAGTAAGGAGAGTCCGATGCCATGGGCTTGATTAGGGCTGGTTCTAGAAACACACAAGGGTGTCCTGAGGGGTTGGGAAGAACGGCGCCCATAG from Suricata suricatta isolate VVHF042 chromosome 7, meerkat_22Aug2017_6uvM2_HiC, whole genome shotgun sequence carries:
- the SAMD5 gene encoding sterile alpha motif domain-containing protein 5 gives rise to the protein MCTNIVYEWLKALQLPQYAESFVDNGYDDLEVCKQIGDPDLDAIGVLAPAHRRRILEAVRRLREQDAAAAGLYFTLEPQPPPVPPAVSVPTGRRGEPCGGPAPGARGDPRGQTTAPRSRELVSYPKLKLKIMIRDKLVRDGIHLSKPPYSRKVPMAGILEYLMNWPKSSQSR